The following are from one region of the Stigmatopora argus isolate UIUO_Sarg chromosome 9, RoL_Sarg_1.0, whole genome shotgun sequence genome:
- the nxf1a gene encoding nuclear RNA export factor 1 isoform X2, which translates to MFWVNQLARCKYYDKDTHWQSVPNLQVTRTLNHNSMVTREVRCSGFMTSGEHDDRTGQNNRNRKGRNSNKGRGHDRFRRDRQRGGGGGGGGFGGPGLRSRFEDNDGDVAMNDGGQDGSNHSRFTPYGRQSRKDGRDRRQGKGGGGRGGGFRGDRGGGGRNRSNWYKVTIPHGKRYDKKWLLTALQNICSVGYTPVQYHVDGSRVHFYLDDSSAASALHKCSHKITDSDGYKVEVHVNPSNPPNFLLSDLKPEDIDHLKQCMSKRFDGSQLALDLNNIRTDPDLVSQNIEVILNRKTNMEAVIKIIEENIPELTSLNLSNNRIHKLDELGELFTKVPNLKSLNLSHNEIKLDRDLDKVKGLKLVELWLVRNPLCDTFKDQASYISAVRQRFPRLLKLDGNDLPPPIGFDVETPTTIPPCKGSYFGSDEIKSLILRFMQQFYSIYDSGNRQPLLDAYHDGASLSLTIPFCSQNPSRSSLGEYQKDNRNLKRIKDSTIRFRLLKHTRLNVVAFINELPKTQHDTSSFTIDVNTYTNTLLSFTVSGVFKEVAVNAKSRDSTMAFSRVFITVPAGNSGLSIVNDHLFIRVASTEEIRKAFVAPAPTPSSSPVPTLATPLQEMLTAFSQKSGMNLEWSQKCLQDNEWDFDKSAQIFTQLQTEGKIPDVAFIK; encoded by the exons atgttttgg GTAAACCAGTTGGCTAGATGTAAGTATTATGACAAGGACACGCATTGGCAAAGTGTCCCAAACCTGCAGGTGACACGAACGCTAAACCACA ACTCTATGGTGACAAGGGAGGTTAGATGCAGTGGTTTCATGACTTCAGGAG AGCATGACGACCGCACGGGACAGAACAATCGCAACCGTAAAGGCCGAAATTCCAATAAAGGTCGTGGTCACGACCGTTTCCGTAGAGACCGGCAacgtggtggtggcggcggcggcggtggattTGGAGGTCCTGGTCTTCGATCCCGATTCGAAGATAATGATGGAGATGTAGCAATGAATGATGGCGGTCAAGACGGCAGCAATCACAGCAGATT caCGCCCTACGGAAGACAGTCTCGAAAGGATGGCCGAGACAGGCGACAAGGAAAGGGTGGAGGTGGTAGAGGAGGTGGCTTCAGAGGAGACCGAGGTGGCGGAGGCCGAAACCGGAGCAACTGGTACAAAGTTACG ATTCCTCATGGAAAAAGATACGACAAGAAATGGTTGTTAACTGCACTTCAGAACATCTGCTCTGTAGGCTACACACCTGTTCAG TACCACGTTGACGGCTCACGGGTCCATTTCTATTTGGATGATTCCTCTGCAGCCAGTGCCCTGCATAAGTGCTCCCACAAGATCACTGACTCAGACGGTTACAAG GTGGAAGTGCACGTCAATCCCAGCAATCCACCAAATTTCCTCCTGTCTGACCTGAAGCCTGAAGATATCGACCATTTAAAG CAATGTATGTCTAAACGTTTTGACGGCTCACAACtcgccctggatttgaacaacATTCGAACAGATCCTG ATTTGGTCTCCCAAAATATTGAAGTCATTCTCAATCGAAAGACAAATATGGAAGCTGTCATCAAAATTATTGAAGAGAACATTCCAGAG CTGACGAGCTTGAACCTGAGCAACAACCGTATCCATAAACTGGATGAACTTGGCGAATTGTTTACAAAAGTGCCTAATTTGAAGAGCCTGAACCTTTCCCACAATGAG ATTAAGTTGGACCGGGACCTGGACAAAGTAAAAGGACTCAAGCTGGTGGAGCTATGGCTGGTCAGGAACCCCTTATGTGACACCTTCAAGGATCAAGCCTCATATATCAG TGCTGTCCGACAGAGGTTTCCTCGCCTGCTTAAACTC GACGGCAACGACCTACCTCCTCCCATTGGATTTGATGTGGAAACCCCCACCACTATCCCCCCTTGCAAG GGAAGCTATTTCGGGTCGGATGAAATCAAGAGCCTCATCCTTAGGTTTATGCAACA GTTCTACAGTATATACGACTCTGGAAACAGACAGCCTCTCTTGGACGCTTACCACGACGGCGCATCGTTGTCTCTCACAATTCCTTTCTGCAGCCAGAACCCTTCCAG GTCAAGTCTGGGAGAGTATCAAAAAGACAATCGAAACCTGAAGCGCATCAAAGACTCCA CGATCCGCTTCAGATTGCTGAAACACACGCGTCTCAATGTAGTGGCTTTTATTAACGAACTACCCAAAACCCAGCATGACACCTCATCCTTTACCATTGATGTGAACACCTACACT AACACACTACTTTCATTCACCGTGAGTGGAGTCTTCAAAGAGG ttgccGTTAATGCGAAATCGCGAGACTCCACCATGGCCTTCTCCAGAGTTTTCATCACGGTACCTGCAGGGAATTCTGG CCTGTCCATCGTCAACGACCATCTCTTTATCCGAGTGGCCTCAACGGAAGAAATCCGCAAAGCTTTTGTGGCGCCCGCCCCTACGCCATCTTCAAGCCCCGTGCCCACTCTCGCCACACCTCTGCAGGAGATGCTCACGGCCTTCTCGCAAAAGTCTGGCATGAACCTGGAATGGTCACAAAA GTGTTTACAAGACAATGAGTGGGACTTTGACAAATCGGC
- the nxf1a gene encoding nuclear RNA export factor 1 isoform X1, with product MGSQVNQLARCKYYDKDTHWQSVPNLQVTRTLNHNSMVTREVRCSGFMTSGEHDDRTGQNNRNRKGRNSNKGRGHDRFRRDRQRGGGGGGGGFGGPGLRSRFEDNDGDVAMNDGGQDGSNHSRFTPYGRQSRKDGRDRRQGKGGGGRGGGFRGDRGGGGRNRSNWYKVTIPHGKRYDKKWLLTALQNICSVGYTPVQYHVDGSRVHFYLDDSSAASALHKCSHKITDSDGYKVEVHVNPSNPPNFLLSDLKPEDIDHLKQCMSKRFDGSQLALDLNNIRTDPDLVSQNIEVILNRKTNMEAVIKIIEENIPELTSLNLSNNRIHKLDELGELFTKVPNLKSLNLSHNEIKLDRDLDKVKGLKLVELWLVRNPLCDTFKDQASYISAVRQRFPRLLKLDGNDLPPPIGFDVETPTTIPPCKGSYFGSDEIKSLILRFMQQFYSIYDSGNRQPLLDAYHDGASLSLTIPFCSQNPSRSSLGEYQKDNRNLKRIKDSTIRFRLLKHTRLNVVAFINELPKTQHDTSSFTIDVNTYTNTLLSFTVSGVFKEVAVNAKSRDSTMAFSRVFITVPAGNSGLSIVNDHLFIRVASTEEIRKAFVAPAPTPSSSPVPTLATPLQEMLTAFSQKSGMNLEWSQKCLQDNEWDFDKSAQIFTQLQTEGKIPDVAFIK from the exons atgggatcccag GTAAACCAGTTGGCTAGATGTAAGTATTATGACAAGGACACGCATTGGCAAAGTGTCCCAAACCTGCAGGTGACACGAACGCTAAACCACA ACTCTATGGTGACAAGGGAGGTTAGATGCAGTGGTTTCATGACTTCAGGAG AGCATGACGACCGCACGGGACAGAACAATCGCAACCGTAAAGGCCGAAATTCCAATAAAGGTCGTGGTCACGACCGTTTCCGTAGAGACCGGCAacgtggtggtggcggcggcggcggtggattTGGAGGTCCTGGTCTTCGATCCCGATTCGAAGATAATGATGGAGATGTAGCAATGAATGATGGCGGTCAAGACGGCAGCAATCACAGCAGATT caCGCCCTACGGAAGACAGTCTCGAAAGGATGGCCGAGACAGGCGACAAGGAAAGGGTGGAGGTGGTAGAGGAGGTGGCTTCAGAGGAGACCGAGGTGGCGGAGGCCGAAACCGGAGCAACTGGTACAAAGTTACG ATTCCTCATGGAAAAAGATACGACAAGAAATGGTTGTTAACTGCACTTCAGAACATCTGCTCTGTAGGCTACACACCTGTTCAG TACCACGTTGACGGCTCACGGGTCCATTTCTATTTGGATGATTCCTCTGCAGCCAGTGCCCTGCATAAGTGCTCCCACAAGATCACTGACTCAGACGGTTACAAG GTGGAAGTGCACGTCAATCCCAGCAATCCACCAAATTTCCTCCTGTCTGACCTGAAGCCTGAAGATATCGACCATTTAAAG CAATGTATGTCTAAACGTTTTGACGGCTCACAACtcgccctggatttgaacaacATTCGAACAGATCCTG ATTTGGTCTCCCAAAATATTGAAGTCATTCTCAATCGAAAGACAAATATGGAAGCTGTCATCAAAATTATTGAAGAGAACATTCCAGAG CTGACGAGCTTGAACCTGAGCAACAACCGTATCCATAAACTGGATGAACTTGGCGAATTGTTTACAAAAGTGCCTAATTTGAAGAGCCTGAACCTTTCCCACAATGAG ATTAAGTTGGACCGGGACCTGGACAAAGTAAAAGGACTCAAGCTGGTGGAGCTATGGCTGGTCAGGAACCCCTTATGTGACACCTTCAAGGATCAAGCCTCATATATCAG TGCTGTCCGACAGAGGTTTCCTCGCCTGCTTAAACTC GACGGCAACGACCTACCTCCTCCCATTGGATTTGATGTGGAAACCCCCACCACTATCCCCCCTTGCAAG GGAAGCTATTTCGGGTCGGATGAAATCAAGAGCCTCATCCTTAGGTTTATGCAACA GTTCTACAGTATATACGACTCTGGAAACAGACAGCCTCTCTTGGACGCTTACCACGACGGCGCATCGTTGTCTCTCACAATTCCTTTCTGCAGCCAGAACCCTTCCAG GTCAAGTCTGGGAGAGTATCAAAAAGACAATCGAAACCTGAAGCGCATCAAAGACTCCA CGATCCGCTTCAGATTGCTGAAACACACGCGTCTCAATGTAGTGGCTTTTATTAACGAACTACCCAAAACCCAGCATGACACCTCATCCTTTACCATTGATGTGAACACCTACACT AACACACTACTTTCATTCACCGTGAGTGGAGTCTTCAAAGAGG ttgccGTTAATGCGAAATCGCGAGACTCCACCATGGCCTTCTCCAGAGTTTTCATCACGGTACCTGCAGGGAATTCTGG CCTGTCCATCGTCAACGACCATCTCTTTATCCGAGTGGCCTCAACGGAAGAAATCCGCAAAGCTTTTGTGGCGCCCGCCCCTACGCCATCTTCAAGCCCCGTGCCCACTCTCGCCACACCTCTGCAGGAGATGCTCACGGCCTTCTCGCAAAAGTCTGGCATGAACCTGGAATGGTCACAAAA GTGTTTACAAGACAATGAGTGGGACTTTGACAAATCGGC
- the nxf1a gene encoding nuclear RNA export factor 1 isoform X3 produces MADYFEHDDRTGQNNRNRKGRNSNKGRGHDRFRRDRQRGGGGGGGGFGGPGLRSRFEDNDGDVAMNDGGQDGSNHSRFTPYGRQSRKDGRDRRQGKGGGGRGGGFRGDRGGGGRNRSNWYKVTIPHGKRYDKKWLLTALQNICSVGYTPVQYHVDGSRVHFYLDDSSAASALHKCSHKITDSDGYKVEVHVNPSNPPNFLLSDLKPEDIDHLKQCMSKRFDGSQLALDLNNIRTDPDLVSQNIEVILNRKTNMEAVIKIIEENIPELTSLNLSNNRIHKLDELGELFTKVPNLKSLNLSHNEIKLDRDLDKVKGLKLVELWLVRNPLCDTFKDQASYISAVRQRFPRLLKLDGNDLPPPIGFDVETPTTIPPCKGSYFGSDEIKSLILRFMQQFYSIYDSGNRQPLLDAYHDGASLSLTIPFCSQNPSRSSLGEYQKDNRNLKRIKDSTIRFRLLKHTRLNVVAFINELPKTQHDTSSFTIDVNTYTNTLLSFTVSGVFKEVAVNAKSRDSTMAFSRVFITVPAGNSGLSIVNDHLFIRVASTEEIRKAFVAPAPTPSSSPVPTLATPLQEMLTAFSQKSGMNLEWSQKCLQDNEWDFDKSAQIFTQLQTEGKIPDVAFIK; encoded by the exons ATGGCGGATTACTTTG AGCATGACGACCGCACGGGACAGAACAATCGCAACCGTAAAGGCCGAAATTCCAATAAAGGTCGTGGTCACGACCGTTTCCGTAGAGACCGGCAacgtggtggtggcggcggcggcggtggattTGGAGGTCCTGGTCTTCGATCCCGATTCGAAGATAATGATGGAGATGTAGCAATGAATGATGGCGGTCAAGACGGCAGCAATCACAGCAGATT caCGCCCTACGGAAGACAGTCTCGAAAGGATGGCCGAGACAGGCGACAAGGAAAGGGTGGAGGTGGTAGAGGAGGTGGCTTCAGAGGAGACCGAGGTGGCGGAGGCCGAAACCGGAGCAACTGGTACAAAGTTACG ATTCCTCATGGAAAAAGATACGACAAGAAATGGTTGTTAACTGCACTTCAGAACATCTGCTCTGTAGGCTACACACCTGTTCAG TACCACGTTGACGGCTCACGGGTCCATTTCTATTTGGATGATTCCTCTGCAGCCAGTGCCCTGCATAAGTGCTCCCACAAGATCACTGACTCAGACGGTTACAAG GTGGAAGTGCACGTCAATCCCAGCAATCCACCAAATTTCCTCCTGTCTGACCTGAAGCCTGAAGATATCGACCATTTAAAG CAATGTATGTCTAAACGTTTTGACGGCTCACAACtcgccctggatttgaacaacATTCGAACAGATCCTG ATTTGGTCTCCCAAAATATTGAAGTCATTCTCAATCGAAAGACAAATATGGAAGCTGTCATCAAAATTATTGAAGAGAACATTCCAGAG CTGACGAGCTTGAACCTGAGCAACAACCGTATCCATAAACTGGATGAACTTGGCGAATTGTTTACAAAAGTGCCTAATTTGAAGAGCCTGAACCTTTCCCACAATGAG ATTAAGTTGGACCGGGACCTGGACAAAGTAAAAGGACTCAAGCTGGTGGAGCTATGGCTGGTCAGGAACCCCTTATGTGACACCTTCAAGGATCAAGCCTCATATATCAG TGCTGTCCGACAGAGGTTTCCTCGCCTGCTTAAACTC GACGGCAACGACCTACCTCCTCCCATTGGATTTGATGTGGAAACCCCCACCACTATCCCCCCTTGCAAG GGAAGCTATTTCGGGTCGGATGAAATCAAGAGCCTCATCCTTAGGTTTATGCAACA GTTCTACAGTATATACGACTCTGGAAACAGACAGCCTCTCTTGGACGCTTACCACGACGGCGCATCGTTGTCTCTCACAATTCCTTTCTGCAGCCAGAACCCTTCCAG GTCAAGTCTGGGAGAGTATCAAAAAGACAATCGAAACCTGAAGCGCATCAAAGACTCCA CGATCCGCTTCAGATTGCTGAAACACACGCGTCTCAATGTAGTGGCTTTTATTAACGAACTACCCAAAACCCAGCATGACACCTCATCCTTTACCATTGATGTGAACACCTACACT AACACACTACTTTCATTCACCGTGAGTGGAGTCTTCAAAGAGG ttgccGTTAATGCGAAATCGCGAGACTCCACCATGGCCTTCTCCAGAGTTTTCATCACGGTACCTGCAGGGAATTCTGG CCTGTCCATCGTCAACGACCATCTCTTTATCCGAGTGGCCTCAACGGAAGAAATCCGCAAAGCTTTTGTGGCGCCCGCCCCTACGCCATCTTCAAGCCCCGTGCCCACTCTCGCCACACCTCTGCAGGAGATGCTCACGGCCTTCTCGCAAAAGTCTGGCATGAACCTGGAATGGTCACAAAA GTGTTTACAAGACAATGAGTGGGACTTTGACAAATCGGC